The genomic stretch TCAGGATCCATTCGGTGCTCCGTCTGCGCTTTGTCTCAAGCCGAGCCCCGAATGGATACCAGCCTTCGCTGGGATGACGAATATTTGGGGAACTGCGCGACGGCACGCGTTATCGCACGATCAGATAGTTCATCCGTGCCGCCGCAATCGGGCGGTCGGGTTCATCCTGCCACGCGACCGCCTCGACATTGGCGACGCGCTTGCCCAGCCGGGTGACGGTGCCGCGGGCGCGGGTGGGTTTGTCGCGGCCGCCGCGCATATAGTCGAGGGTCAGGTTGATCGGCTTGACCTTGCCCCCGCCCTCGCTCTCCAGCGCCTGATGCAGCGCCGCGACCGCCGCCATCTCGAGCAGCCCGCCGATCGCGCCGCCATGGAGGAAGCCGGGGCGCCCCAGCACCGCGTCGGCAAAGGGCATCACCAGAGTCGGCGCGACCTCGCCGGGCTCGACGCTGAGCCCGAGCAGTTCGGCATAGGGAATGCTCACCAATAGCCCTCCACCGCCATGAACGTGCCCGCGACATGTGCGATCGGATCGGCGGGGTCGCCGTCATGCGCCTGTCCGCGCACGAACGCGATCGAGCGCGTCAGCCGATAGCATTCGCCGCGCCCGATCACCGTCTGGCCGACGCGCGCGGGGCGCAGATAATCGATCCGCAGGTCGAGCGTCGCATGGTTGCGAAAGCCTCCCGCCTTCAGCCACACCGAGACGCTGGCCGCCATGTCCATCGTCGCGAGGATCGGGCCCGAGGCGAGCACGCCTGAATCGGGGTCGCCGATCAGGTCGGCTGCATAGGGCAGGTCGAGCTCGCACCAGTCGGCGCCGTGCCCGCGATAGCCGAGGCCCAGCCGCCCGCCATGCCCGCCGCCGCCCTGCTTGCGGAGCTGGAAGAA from Sphingomonas hengshuiensis encodes the following:
- a CDS encoding PaaI family thioesterase translates to MSIPYAELLGLSVEPGEVAPTLVMPFADAVLGRPGFLHGGAIGGLLEMAAVAALHQALESEGGGKVKPINLTLDYMRGGRDKPTRARGTVTRLGKRVANVEAVAWQDEPDRPIAAARMNYLIVR
- a CDS encoding PaaI family thioesterase — protein: MSDSATPAAPGFDPRWFFQLRKQGGGGHGGRLGLGYRGHGADWCELDLPYAADLIGDPDSGVLASGPILATMDMAASVSVWLKAGGFRNHATLDLRIDYLRPARVGQTVIGRGECYRLTRSIAFVRGQAHDGDPADPIAHVAGTFMAVEGYW